ggtcacgcttttaaggtgacacaggaagtccaggcccagccacacaggagaacacaaatccttcagtacatacaatcggAACTTACAGAATTCCCATCCTTTTACAGTTcaatgtactatacaatacccctggatcatcgCAGAGTGCGAGTGCGATGTGAGGAAAATACGATACTCCTTCGGGTACACTCAAGTTGTACCACAGAGCCtacacagagtttataaagctcccCATGGAGCCAGTGTCCaccaagcaatcagtcaaatttcggtttaccctcacctccattgtcgagttattcaattggtgataTTCCAGGACGGCCAATGCCAGTGTCCCAGAAAACCCCTCCGCTCCCCATGCTGATGtcaactctctcctcttggcctgCAGGCAGACAAGGTGATGCCAACCATGAGGCATGGAAAGATGGCCACTGTGGCTTCCCGCAATGCTTTACTTCCGGTGGCAAGTCCCACCACGAGGCGCAGCAAGACACTGGCGGCAAACAGCACGGAGAGGTGGGGCTGGTCCTTTGGGACTTGGACACAGGTCAAGCGATGATTTGGGGGTTGCACAAGCGGtcgccctctttgggttccctttaacctggcagaccttcacccagtgccacCGCTTACCACATCCAGTGCACATGGAGTCCTTCGCGGGCCATCGGGCACGGGGGTGCTGttcctgtccacagaagtagcatccccagTCACACGTGGCTGCAGTGGTCAGCACTGGGCCTATGGGGTGACTGGcgccccaatgacctggtcctctgaaaaggcgCCATTTTCGCCCGTGAGGTCGTCAGCTGCCATTTGGGTCTGTTTGAGTGTTTTCACCAGCTCCAGGTGCTGTCCAAGTCTATGttccccaactccagcagtcgctgcctcacataccttgacctcactcctgccacgagggtgtactagatttgttcctcctctctcaccaggGCTGTGACCACTTCATAGCGGCATTTCctggtcagggcccacagttcaaggacataatcGTCCAGCGACTCACCCGGATGCCGCCGACGTTGAGAGAGTCGGTGCCTCACCAGGACAAcgttctggggcctcatgtagtgggtCTTCAAGTCTTCTATGGACGACTCGTAGGTAGTACAGTTTCTGATGACAGTGAACCCCTTGGGGCTGGCTCGAGAGAGAAGTGCCAATCTCCGGAGATCATTGGAGTTAAAGACGTCTTCCAAGACCAACAGGTAGGACTGAAAGCCCTCCAGCCAATAGGCAAATTCCTCCAGGACCTCCGGGGAAAGAGggtcgacctggagcatgcctggcttcagctGGGCTTCCACCCcacttcaaagttaagctattaaaattgtaacgtaACTGAATGCActgagagacaagtgaggagtacaaaaacACTTTTAA
The sequence above is drawn from the Narcine bancroftii isolate sNarBan1 unplaced genomic scaffold, sNarBan1.hap1 Scaffold_791, whole genome shotgun sequence genome and encodes:
- the LOC138751177 gene encoding uncharacterized protein; this encodes MPVSQKTPPLPMLMSTLSSWPAGRQGDANHEAWKDGHCGFPQCFTSGGKSHHEAQQDTGGKQHGEGCDHFIAAFPGQGPQFKDIIVQRLTRMPPTLRESVPHQDNVLGPHVVGLQVFYGRLVGSTVSDDSEPLGAGSREKCQSPEIIGVKDVFQDQQLCQKSSRDGHMVSDPSKSLLSFDPLDTFHALVSSKNTAHSAGLQKDVFIWTHVNMVEL